GCGCGGTGATGCCGTGGCGGTCGGGCCTCATGTCGGGAACATCATGCCACGGGAGGGCAGTCGGGCCGCGCGCCCGACCCGGCTCAGGCCCCGAGGTACACGCGCTTCACGGCCTCGTCGTTCCTGAGCTCGGCCGCCGGTCCCGCCATGGCCACGCGACCGTTCTCGAGCACGTACGCCCTGTGAGCGATGGCCAACGCTAGCACGGCGTTCTGCTCCACCAGGAGCACGCTCAGGCCCTCGGCGTTCAGGCGCAGCAGCGTCTCACCCACCTCGCGAGCCAGCAGCGGGGAGAGGCCGAGGGTCGGCTCGTCAAGGAGGAGCAGCTTTGGCCTGCTCATGAGCGCGCGGCCGATCGCCAGCATCTGCTGTTCGCCACCCGACAGGCTGCCGGCGGTCTGCGACGAGCGCTCGCGCAGACGCGGGAAGATGTCGAAGACGTGTTCGAGCCCTGCGTTGGCGGCCGCCGGGTCCGTGGTCATGGCTCCGATCCGCAGGTTCTCGAGCACGCTCATGCGCGGGAACACCTCGCGCCCTTCAGGGCAATGTGCCAGGCCCAAGCGTACTCGCGCCACCGGGTTGACCCCGGTCAGGTCGCGGCCCAGGAGGAAGATCGAACCACCAGCCGTGGTCACGAGGCCGGACACGGCCCGTAGCAGCGTCGTCTTCCCCGCGCCGTTCGCGCCGACCAGCGCCACGATCTCGCCGCGCCGAACCGTGAGGCCCGCGCCCTCCAGTGCTCGCACGCGACCGTAACGGACGTCGAGGTCCCGAACGATGAGGACGTCATCACTCTGCGGGGCGGTGACCGGGGCTTCGAGGTCGGCGCCCGCACCCAGGTAGGCCTCCACGACGGCGGGTTGGGTGACCACGTCACCGGGCCGACCCTCGGCTAGCTTCAGGCCGTGATCCATCACGACCAGTCGGTCACAGCCGCGCGCCATGGTCTGCATGTGGTGGTCGATGACGAGCACCGACACGCCCCCTTCCCGGATGCGGTGGATGAGCTCCATCGTGGCCGTCGACTCCGTCTCGTTCATGCCCGCGAACGGCTCGTCGAGCAGCAACAGACTCGGGTCGGCGGCGAGCGCAAGCGCGATCTCGAGGACACGTTGCTCGCCGTACGCGAGGCTACCGGCGCGGTTGGACCGCAGGCTACCGATGCCCGCCCGATCCAGGATCTCCTCGGTTCTCTCGTTGAAACGCCGCCGTTCGGCGGCGCCGACGCCGAACACCGCCCGCCAAGGTCCGCCACGTTCGGCAAGGTGGCTGGCCACACCGATGTTCTCGCCCACGCTCAGGTCACTGAACACGCGGGTGTGCTGGAACGTGCGCACCATCCCGCGCCGCGCCAGGCGGTGAGGCGGTAGACCCGTGACGTCGTCTCCGAACAACCGTACCCGCCCGCGGGAGGGTCTGAGGAACCCCGTGACGACGTTGAAGGTCGTCGTCTTCCCCGCCCCGTTGGGTCCGACGAGGCCGACGACCTCGCCCTCCGCCACGTGGAAGCTCAGGTCGGAGACGGCGGCGAAGCCCCCGAAGTGGCGCGTGAGGTCGTCGACGCGGAGGACCTCGCGCCTCATCGCCGGCGGTCTTCCAAGGCGGCGACGAGGCGTTTCAGGCCGCCGGCGATGCCCGTGGGCAGCACCACGATGACCACGATCAGCACCACGCCGTGCATGACCTGCGCCAGCGCCGGCGAGAGGCCTTTGAGGCCGGCCGTCAACGCCGTCAGGAACACGGGTCCGACGATCGGGCCGAGGACCGTGCCGGCACCGCCCAGAAGGTTCATCACGAACAGGTCGAACGAGTGCACGAACGTGAAGGAGTCGGGGCTGATGAACGCGGCGTAGTGGGCGTACAGCGAACCGGCGACTCCGGCCACGGCCGCCGCGACCGCGAACGCCGTTACCTTCACGCGGTAGGTGGCTATCCCGACGCTCTCCGCCAGGTTCTCGTCTCCCTTGATGGCGGTGAGGGCCCTGCCGAAGCGCGAGCGCCCGACGCGCCAACGCAGTAGGAGCACGAGTGCGGCGAAGGCGAGCACGAAGTAGTAGTAGCCCACCTTGAACACGATCGTCTTGAAGGTGTGCTCGAGTCCGAACACCTCCAACTTGACGAAGGGGATGCCGGTGAGGCCCATCGGCCCTCTCGTCAGGTCGACCATGTTCGTCATGAGGATCGTGACGATTATCCCGACGATGAAGGTGACCACCGAGAAGTAGTGGCCTTTGAGGCGAAGCGCCGGCAACCCGATGATCAGCCCGGCCAGGGCCGCCGCGAGCACCGCCGCCAACAGGCCGACGGGAAACGGCTGGCCCGACTTGACCACGAGGGCGGAGGCGTAGGCCCCTATGCCCATGAAGGCCGCGTGACCCAGCGACAGGAGCCCAGCGCCGCCGATGAGCAGGTCGAGGCTAGCGACCAGCACGATGTTGATGGCGATGAGCACCAGTAGGTGCCTGGCTGCGATTCCCGTGAAGATGTGCGGCGCCGCCAGCGCCAACGCAGCGGCGCCCAGCCCAAGCACCCAACCGAGCACCGCTTGGGTGCGGTGGGTGGCAGGCGCCGCGCTCGCCTCGACGCGCCCCTCGGCCCTGGAGGCGACCCTCACAGCTTCGCCTCGGGGGGACCGAAGAGGCCCCTGGGACGCACCAGTAGCACGAGAACCATGAGGACGAACGCGGTCAGCTCTGCGTACTGGGTGTTCACGAGGCCGGCGGTTAGGTTCTCGGCGAGGCCGACGATGAGCGCCCCGACGATGGCCCCTGGCACGCTCCCCATCCCGCCGAAGATCACGATGGCGAACGCCTTGATCACCACGATGGCGGCAATGCTCGGGTCGAAGGCGTTGACGCCGGAGGCCAGCGTGCCCGCCGCACCCGCGAGTGCACCGGCGAGCAGGAAGGCGACTACCTCCACCCGGAACGGATCGAGCCCGACCACCAGGGCGCCACGTCTGTTCTGCGAGACGGCCCGCAACGCCATGCCGACCGGGGTGAACTTGAGGAACGCCCAAGCGCCCACGACGAGAACGGCCACCGCCGCCGCGATGACGACCTGGTAGCCGGTCCACGTGGCGCCCAAGAAGCCGACGCGCACGTCGGCGAACGGCGCCTTGACGAGCCTGAAGTCGGCTCCGAACGCTTGCAGCGCAAGGTTCTGCAGGATCAGGAGGAGGCCGAGCGCGGCGATGAACGTCGTGGCGCCGCTGAAGCGTCGTAGTGGTCGGTACACGACGAGGTAGTTGGTCGCGGCCAACAGGGCACCGATGAGCATGGCGAGCGGCAACGCGACGAAGAAAGACAGTCCGAGCAGGCTGGTCGCGAAGTACGCCGTGTAGGCACCCAGCATGTAGATGGCGCCCTGGGCGAAGTCGGCGATGTCGAGCACCCCAAGCACGAGCGTGAGGCCCAGCGCCACCAACGCGTAGAGGCTGCTGGAGTGAAGCGCGTTCAACGCCAACTGCAGCGCCATGTCCACCCGCCGATCAGTCCTTCCGCGTCATGAGCGCACTGCCAGCACGCCGCTCTCGGCTAGGTCGTTCCACACGTCCTGCCTGGTCAGCAGGCCGTGGACGATCTCGAAGCGGTCGACGAAACGGACGTCGGCGAACGGGACCCCAAATGAGTTCTCGCCGTACAGGGTACCGCGGACCCACACCACGTGAGTGCTGCCCACGGCGAACCCCTCGACCGCTTCGATCCGCTTGGCGACGCGCTTGTAGCGACCACGGCTGCCTGCCACGAGCTCGTCGAGCCGCGAGTAGCGCGCCGGGCCGGGGAACACCATCACGAAGCCTGCCGTCAAGGCTCGTTCCGCGGCCGCAAGATCCCGCCGCTCCATGTCGTTCAGGAACGCGACGGCCACCGCCTGTTCCGCCGGCGCCGTCGGGTTCGCGGCCAACCATTCGCTTGGGGTGGGGGCGGTGCCGGTATTGGTGGTCACGGGGCGTCCTCCTCCAACATCGCGTTAGCAGTGGCGCCGCCCTGGACGCTGGGTCCGTCGGGCGGCGCCTGTGAACCTCAGGTTGCCGTTACTGGCAGAGGTCCGCTTCCGTCAGGAGAGCGGGTTCCACGAACGCGTAGTCGCGGTCCGCCACCAGCAGCAGGCCGTTCTCGTCGAAGGTGGCGACGCCGGCGCCCAACACGGGCTGACCGCACTGCAGGAAGTGGTAGTTGCCGTAGGAGAGCTCGAAGTCGTCGCCGGAGAGGACCTCGGCCATGACCGACTTCGGCTCCACGCTACCGGCGCGCTCCATCGCCTGCTTGATGAGCAGGATGGTCCCCCAGCCGAGCCCGTGGTTGCGGCCGGGCGTCACGCCGAGGATCCGTTCTCCGGCCTCGAGCATGGCCTTCACGCCGGGTTCGATCTCGGTGCGGTCGAAGGTGCGCGCTGCGGTGCCGGGGTCGTCGTACCAGGGGAAGTAGGTCCCGACCACGGCGTCGCCGACGGCGCCCGTGACGCTAACGTCGGACACGAGGTCGGAGCCGTAGATGGTCTGGGTGACCCCGAGCTCCTTGCTCTGCAGCAGGATGCCGATCATCTCCTGCGCCAGGCCGATGGCGACGATGGCGTCTGCGCCGGAGTTCTTGGCCTTGGTGAGGATGGTGCGGTAGTCCGGTGCGGCGTAAGCGAAGTACTCTGGTTCGGCCACGTAGCTGCCGCCCAACGCCTCCACGGTGGCCCTGAAGTGCTTCATCATGCTGCGCCCGAAGTCGGTGTTCTGCGCCATGGCGAAGAACGTCTTGTGGCCGTTCTCGAGCACGGCGTACTTGGCGAGCGGCACCATCTCGTTCGCGGCCTGCACGCCGAGTCTGACGGCCAGGTCGGCGCCTGCATCACGCCGAGCGGAGCCGGTGAGTTCGTCCGCGTACGCGTACGCGATCTGTGGGATCTCGAGGGCCGCGAGCACGGGCATCTCGGCGAGGGCGGCAGAACTACAGAAGGAGCCGCCCACGTAAGCGGCACCCGCCACCGCAAGGCGGTTGGCAGCGTCGATGGCGCCCTGCGGGGAGCACAGGTCGTCTTCGAACACCAGCTTGAAGGTCACCGTCTGATCCCCGACCTGGAAGCCGCCGGCGTCGTTGATGACCTGCGCGGCCAGCTCGGCGCCGACCTTGGCCTCCGTCCCTTCCTTCGCGGCGCCCCCGGTGAGGGGCAGCGAGAAGCCTATTGTCACGACGGTCTGCGCCAACCCCAGCATGAGGAGGTTGAGCAGTAGTACGGCGGTGGCACCGATGGCCAGTCTCCCCCGCCTCGCGGATGGTTCACCGATGAGCACGATGGGCCTCCTCCTTGTCGTGGCGGCGCCCAGCGCCGGGGGCCGCGCATACCTGTCTGCTTTTTCTCGGCCACTCTAGCGTCAGGTTTGACAGGCTGTCAACACGACAACATAATGTCCGTATGAATCTTGTCTTGCGGCGCCGTGCCGCCAAGCGGATCGCCGAGGCCGCTACCGCGCGCACCGGCCCGGGCGACCGGAGTGGCGAGTGATGCCCCATCTCGATCGCGAGAGCCCGCTTCCCTACTACCACCAACTGAAGGCCATACTGCGCGACCAGATCAGGGAGCAGGCACTCGCGCACGGCGACCCGCTCCGGCCGTTACCGCTCCCCACCGAGAAGGAGCTGCAGGAGCGCTACCGGGTGTCGCGTTCGGTGGTGCGCCAGGCCATCTCCGAGTTGGTGCAGGAGGGCGTGGTGGTGCGGGAGCAGGGGAGGGGCACCTTCGCCTTGCCTCACAAGGCGCGGCACAACCCACAGCCCGAGAAGGCGCGCTCGCACGGGCTGTCGGGCTACCTCAAGGAGCATGGGATCCCGTCGGGCACGCGCCTTATCTCGCGCGAGGTCACCACGCCCGACGCGGAGGCGGCCATCGCCCTGGGCCTCACGGACGGCCAGCTCGTCCTCCGCTTCGAGCGGGCTCGCACCGCCGGCCAGGACACCATCGGCCTGCAGACGGTGAGCCTGCCACTCGGCCTCGTCGAGGCGCTGCCAACGGCTCTCGCGGACGAGGACCTCCTATACGGAGCGTCCTCGCTCGACTACCTGGGCGGCCGACTGGGGCTCTCGCTTTCGACCAGTCACAGGAGCATCGAGGCGGTGGCGCTAGGAGCTCACGGCGCCGAGTTGCTCGGAGCGCAGGTAGGCCAGCCCGCCCTGCGCGTCAAGCGCGTGGTCCGCGACGTGCACGGTAGGGCGGTCGAGTACTTCGACGCGGTCTACCGGGGCGACAAGTTCGAGTACAGCCTGGAGTTCGATCACGGATGAACGGGCAGGCCACCGTCCTCGGGGCCACGACCACGGTGGTGAGGACCTTCCCACCCGACCGGCCCTTGCCTCGGGCGGTGCGCCTCGTCGAGGTCGGTCTGCGCGATGGGCTGCAGAGCCTGCCGGCGGTGCTGCCCACCGAACAGAAGCTGGCCTTGATAGACGCGCTGCTGGCGGCAGGGGTGACGAGCCTGCAGGTCGCCTCGTTCGTGAACCCCGTCCGCGTGCCGCAGATGGCGGACGCCGACGAACTGTCCAAGCGTCTGGCACCGCTCCTGGAAGGACGGCCGGAGGTGCGCTTGAGTGGCCTCGCCCTGAACCGCCGCGGCGTAGAGCGCCTGGCGGCGGCCGGGTTGCGACACGTCGACCTTTCCCTGTCCGCCTCAGAACCTCACTCGCGTAGGAACGCCGGCATGAGCGTGGAGGAGGCCGAAGGGCACATCCGCGCCGCGGTCGGGACGGCCATAGGTCTCGGGCTGGAGGTGAGGGCGGGCGTCCAGTGCGTGTTCGGTTCCGCCCCCGGCGATGAGGTGCCGCTCGAGCGCGTCTTGCGCCTCAGCGAGACCCTGATCGCCGCCGGCGCGACCGAGCTCGCCCTGGCCGACTCCGCCGGACTCGCCGACCCACTGCGCCTGGCCACCGTCGTCGCCGCCGTCCAGGAGCGGGTGGCGCCGGTCGCCATCACGCTCCACCTCCACGACACGCGTGGGCTCGGCATGGCGAACCTGGTGACGGCCCTGCGCTTGGGCATCGCGAGTTTCGACACCGCTTTCGGCGGCCTGGGTGGCTGCCCGTTCATCACTGGGGCGGCCGGGAACCTGGGGACGGAAGACGTCGTCTTCCTGTTCGACTCGCTGGGCCTGAACACCGGCGTCGACCTGCTGGGCGTCGCCCGGGCCACGCGCTTGGCAGAAGGCTGGTCGGCCGCCAGCATGCCCAGCCGCCTGTATCAGCTTGTGAAGGAAGGGGCGATCGAGCCTGACGAGGAGGAGCAACGTGGCACAGACGGCCGCTGAGAAGATCCTCTCCCGCAAGGCCGGCGAGGCTGTACGCGCCGGCGACATCGTGGTGGTCGACGTCGACGGCGCCATGGGCACCGACGCGACCGCGCCGTTCGCCATCAAGGCGTTCGAGGGAATGGGCGGCAAGAGCGTGTGGGATCCAGCTCGGCTCGCGCTCGTCCTCGACCACGCGGCCCCGGCGCCCAACGAGCGCATCAGCGGCCTGCATTCGTTGATGAGGGAGTTCGCCGCCGCGCAAGGCGTGAAGCTCTACGAGGTGGGCGAGGGCATATGTCATCAACTGATGGTCGAGAACGGCCACGCCGGACCTGGCGAGGTGTTCGTAGGCGCCGACTCGCACACACCCACCATCGGTGCGCTCGGAGCGTTCGCCGTGGGCGTCGGCTCCACTGACCTAGCGGCGGTGATGCATACCGGCAAGATCTGGTTCAAGGTGCCTCGCTCGGTACGGGTGGAGCTCATGGGCAGCTTCCGGCCGGGCACGTTCCCCAAGGACGTCATCTTGCACCTGGTCGGCAAGCTCGGCATCGCCGGCGCCACCTACGAGGCAGTCGAGTTCGGCGGTCCGGCCGTCCGGAAACTCAGCCTTGCCGGCCGCATGGTCCTCGCCAACATGGTCGCTGAGATGGGCGCCAAGACCGCGTTGGTCGACACCCGCGGCCTCACCCTGCCGGAGGCCCTTTCCGGACGAGAGTTCCACGATCATCTGCCCGACGCGGGCGCCACGTACCGGGCGCGAGTCGACCTC
Above is a genomic segment from Trueperaceae bacterium containing:
- a CDS encoding ATP-binding cassette domain-containing protein — translated: MRREVLRVDDLTRHFGGFAAVSDLSFHVAEGEVVGLVGPNGAGKTTTFNVVTGFLRPSRGRVRLFGDDVTGLPPHRLARRGMVRTFQHTRVFSDLSVGENIGVASHLAERGGPWRAVFGVGAAERRRFNERTEEILDRAGIGSLRSNRAGSLAYGEQRVLEIALALAADPSLLLLDEPFAGMNETESTATMELIHRIREGGVSVLVIDHHMQTMARGCDRLVVMDHGLKLAEGRPGDVVTQPAVVEAYLGAGADLEAPVTAPQSDDVLIVRDLDVRYGRVRALEGAGLTVRRGEIVALVGANGAGKTTLLRAVSGLVTTAGGSIFLLGRDLTGVNPVARVRLGLAHCPEGREVFPRMSVLENLRIGAMTTDPAAANAGLEHVFDIFPRLRERSSQTAGSLSGGEQQMLAIGRALMSRPKLLLLDEPTLGLSPLLAREVGETLLRLNAEGLSVLLVEQNAVLALAIAHRAYVLENGRVAMAGPAAELRNDEAVKRVYLGA
- a CDS encoding branched-chain amino acid ABC transporter permease, which produces MRVASRAEGRVEASAAPATHRTQAVLGWVLGLGAAALALAAPHIFTGIAARHLLVLIAINIVLVASLDLLIGGAGLLSLGHAAFMGIGAYASALVVKSGQPFPVGLLAAVLAAALAGLIIGLPALRLKGHYFSVVTFIVGIIVTILMTNMVDLTRGPMGLTGIPFVKLEVFGLEHTFKTIVFKVGYYYFVLAFAALVLLLRWRVGRSRFGRALTAIKGDENLAESVGIATYRVKVTAFAVAAAVAGVAGSLYAHYAAFISPDSFTFVHSFDLFVMNLLGGAGTVLGPIVGPVFLTALTAGLKGLSPALAQVMHGVVLIVVIVVLPTGIAGGLKRLVAALEDRRR
- a CDS encoding branched-chain amino acid ABC transporter permease is translated as MALQLALNALHSSSLYALVALGLTLVLGVLDIADFAQGAIYMLGAYTAYFATSLLGLSFFVALPLAMLIGALLAATNYLVVYRPLRRFSGATTFIAALGLLLILQNLALQAFGADFRLVKAPFADVRVGFLGATWTGYQVVIAAAVAVLVVGAWAFLKFTPVGMALRAVSQNRRGALVVGLDPFRVEVVAFLLAGALAGAAGTLASGVNAFDPSIAAIVVIKAFAIVIFGGMGSVPGAIVGALIVGLAENLTAGLVNTQYAELTAFVLMVLVLLVRPRGLFGPPEAKL
- a CDS encoding nuclear transport factor 2 family protein, producing MTTNTGTAPTPSEWLAANPTAPAEQAVAVAFLNDMERRDLAAAERALTAGFVMVFPGPARYSRLDELVAGSRGRYKRVAKRIEAVEGFAVGSTHVVWVRGTLYGENSFGVPFADVRFVDRFEIVHGLLTRQDVWNDLAESGVLAVRS
- a CDS encoding ABC transporter substrate-binding protein; translation: MLIGEPSARRGRLAIGATAVLLLNLLMLGLAQTVVTIGFSLPLTGGAAKEGTEAKVGAELAAQVINDAGGFQVGDQTVTFKLVFEDDLCSPQGAIDAANRLAVAGAAYVGGSFCSSAALAEMPVLAALEIPQIAYAYADELTGSARRDAGADLAVRLGVQAANEMVPLAKYAVLENGHKTFFAMAQNTDFGRSMMKHFRATVEALGGSYVAEPEYFAYAAPDYRTILTKAKNSGADAIVAIGLAQEMIGILLQSKELGVTQTIYGSDLVSDVSVTGAVGDAVVGTYFPWYDDPGTAARTFDRTEIEPGVKAMLEAGERILGVTPGRNHGLGWGTILLIKQAMERAGSVEPKSVMAEVLSGDDFELSYGNYHFLQCGQPVLGAGVATFDENGLLLVADRDYAFVEPALLTEADLCQ
- a CDS encoding GntR family transcriptional regulator; this translates as MPHLDRESPLPYYHQLKAILRDQIREQALAHGDPLRPLPLPTEKELQERYRVSRSVVRQAISELVQEGVVVREQGRGTFALPHKARHNPQPEKARSHGLSGYLKEHGIPSGTRLISREVTTPDAEAAIALGLTDGQLVLRFERARTAGQDTIGLQTVSLPLGLVEALPTALADEDLLYGASSLDYLGGRLGLSLSTSHRSIEAVALGAHGAELLGAQVGQPALRVKRVVRDVHGRAVEYFDAVYRGDKFEYSLEFDHG
- a CDS encoding hydroxymethylglutaryl-CoA lyase; translated protein: MNGQATVLGATTTVVRTFPPDRPLPRAVRLVEVGLRDGLQSLPAVLPTEQKLALIDALLAAGVTSLQVASFVNPVRVPQMADADELSKRLAPLLEGRPEVRLSGLALNRRGVERLAAAGLRHVDLSLSASEPHSRRNAGMSVEEAEGHIRAAVGTAIGLGLEVRAGVQCVFGSAPGDEVPLERVLRLSETLIAAGATELALADSAGLADPLRLATVVAAVQERVAPVAITLHLHDTRGLGMANLVTALRLGIASFDTAFGGLGGCPFITGAAGNLGTEDVVFLFDSLGLNTGVDLLGVARATRLAEGWSAASMPSRLYQLVKEGAIEPDEEEQRGTDGR
- a CDS encoding 3-isopropylmalate dehydratase large subunit — translated: MAQTAAEKILSRKAGEAVRAGDIVVVDVDGAMGTDATAPFAIKAFEGMGGKSVWDPARLALVLDHAAPAPNERISGLHSLMREFAAAQGVKLYEVGEGICHQLMVENGHAGPGEVFVGADSHTPTIGALGAFAVGVGSTDLAAVMHTGKIWFKVPRSVRVELMGSFRPGTFPKDVILHLVGKLGIAGATYEAVEFGGPAVRKLSLAGRMVLANMVAEMGAKTALVDTRGLTLPEALSGREFHDHLPDAGATYRARVDLDISDLGAQVAVPDSPDAVKDVREVAGVPVQMAFIGSCTNSRLEDLQAAARVLRGKRVAPGVRLIVTTASKRIFNEGLADGTIQALSEAGASFITSGCGPCVGTHQGVPGDGENVISTTNRNFRGRMGNAKSNVYLGSPAVVAAAALTGVLTDPAPYFAAAVEGAGA